In the Catenovulum adriaticum genome, CAACACAGTGCAAACCAATTTAGTTGAAGGGGCTTTATTGGTTATCTTTATTTTGTTTTTATTACTGGGAAATTTAAGAGCTGCCTTGATAACGGCGTTAGTGATTCCATTAACCATGCTCGCCACTATAACCGGCATGGTTAAAATGGGGGTATCAGCCAATTTGATGAGTTTAGGCGCGTTAGATTTTGGATTGATCGTCGATGGTGCGGTCATAATAGTTGAAAATTCAATTCTAAAATTATCACATACGAAACATAAACCTGATTTAAAAGAGCGTTTAGCTTTAGTATTCGACGCCACTAATGAAGTTATCCGCCCTAGCCTGTTTGGTATTACCATTATCACTGTAGTGTATATCCCCTTATTTAGCTTAACTGGGGTTGAAGGTAAAATGTTTCACCCTATGGCGGCGACTGTAGTGATGGCGTTATTAACCGCCATGGTATTAGCATTTACATTTGTACCCGCCGCCATTGCTATTTTTATGACAGACAAAGTAAGTGAAAAACAAAGCCCAATTATTTCAGCGGCCAAATGGGGTTATTTACCAGTATTAAAATTAGCTTTAAAACTTAAATATTTAGTTTTATCTTTAGCTGTGGCTTTGCTTATTTTTACTGGCTGGTTAGCAACCACACTTGGCACTGAATTTGTGCCTCAGCTCAATGAAGGTGATATTGCGATGCATGCCATGCGAATTCCGGGTACAGGGGTTGAACAAGCGGTAAAAATGCAACACCAACTTGAGCAGAGCATTTTATCATTTGAAGAAGTTGATAAAGTATTTGGCAAAATAGGCACACCACAAGTGGCCACCGATCCTATGCCGCCCAATGTCGCAGATAATTTTATTATGCTTAAACCTCGCCAGCATTGGCCTGATCCGACTTTAACTCAAGCTCAACTCATTAAAAAAATTGAAGCCAAAGTTAAAACGATTCCCGGCAATAATTATGAGTTTACCCAGCCTATTCAGATGCGTTTCAACGAATTAATTTCTGGCGTTAGAGCCGATTTAGCCATAAAGGTGTTTGGCGATGACTTAGATTTATTACTACAAACCGCTCAACAAATCAGTAAAAGTTTACATAAAGTAGAAGGCGCAGCAGATGTAAAAGTTGAACAAGTAGACGGTTTACCTATGCTTTCAATTGAGCCAAAACGCATTGCGCTGGCCCGTTATGGGTTAACAGTTGCTCAGTTACAACAAACGGTAGCGACCGCCATTGGCGGCCAATCTGCTGGACTGATTTTTCAGGGCGACAGACGATTCGAAATTATCGTGCGTTTACCCGAACAACAAAGGGTAAAAATTGAAAAATTAAAAGATCTGCCGCTTCAATTTTCTACTGGCGAATATGTCCCGCTTGGTGAAGTCGCCAACATCGTATTATCGCCGCAACCGGCGCAAATTAGTCGAGAAAACGGAAAGCGACGCGTGGTTGTGACAGCTAATGTTAGAGGCAGAGATTTAGGCTCATTTGTACAAGCTGCACAGCAAAATATTTCCCAAGAAGTTAATATACCCGCTGGATACTGGTTAGATTATGGTGGTACGTTTGAGCAACTTGAATCGGCTAGCCAAACCTTAGTGTTTGTAGTACCTGTTACTTTACTGGTAATTTTTGCGTTATTAATATTAGCATTTGGCTCGTTTAAAGACGCGTTAATTATTTTTACGGGTGTACCTTTGGCCTTAACTGGCGGGATAATGGCACTTTGGTTAAGAGATATGCCGCTCTCCATATCTGCTGGTGTTGGCTTTATTGCCCTATCCGGCATCGCGGTTTTAAATGGCTTAGTGTTATTGTCTTTTATTAAGCAAAAATTTAATCAAAATGGTGATTTATATGATGCCATTATTGATGGAGCTATGACGCGACTCCGACCTGTATTAATGACTGCCTTAGTTGCCAGTTTAGGATTTGTCCCTATGGCGATGAATATAGGCACGGGAGCTGAGGTGCAAAGGCCACTAGCAACCGTCGTTATTGGCGGTATTATTTCATCAACACTGCTGACCTTATTTGTGCTACCGGTTTTATATCGGCTATTTAACCGTAACAAAAAGCCTATTAAAAGCGTTCAAATAGGATAAAAGTAACTAAAACCAGCAGACAGAAGCAAGCTTGATATTGAATGAATTGGAATTTAATCAAGCTTGCTTTACTTAAACTGGGCGAGTAAAACTGAGCGGATACAACTGGGCCGAATCAACATTTAAGCGCATCCACTTGTACTCGCTCACTTTAAACAAGCTAGCATTCAAAAAAACAAGAATTCAAACCC is a window encoding:
- a CDS encoding efflux RND transporter permease subunit, encoding MIEFILKFAINRRWLVLCSSLLIIVVGLFSYQKLSIDAVPDITNVQVQINTQAVGYSPLESEQRITFIVETALAGLPNLAYTRSLSRYGLSQVTAVFEEGTDLYFARNLINQQLSSIKSQLPSGITPKMGPIATGLGEIFNYAVKANPNAKQANGEAYDATALREIQDWIIKPQLALVKGVTEVNTIGGYAKQFHITPSTQQMLQYNIDFNMIVEAVKNNNQNQGAGYIEQNGQQLLVRSPGQLSKITELENLVITQFDQVPIKISDIADVAIGKSLRTGAATLNGDETVIGTAMMLVGENSQAVAQAVAKKLENIQNSLPAGVVIETLYDRTRLVDKAINTVQTNLVEGALLVIFILFLLLGNLRAALITALVIPLTMLATITGMVKMGVSANLMSLGALDFGLIVDGAVIIVENSILKLSHTKHKPDLKERLALVFDATNEVIRPSLFGITIITVVYIPLFSLTGVEGKMFHPMAATVVMALLTAMVLAFTFVPAAIAIFMTDKVSEKQSPIISAAKWGYLPVLKLALKLKYLVLSLAVALLIFTGWLATTLGTEFVPQLNEGDIAMHAMRIPGTGVEQAVKMQHQLEQSILSFEEVDKVFGKIGTPQVATDPMPPNVADNFIMLKPRQHWPDPTLTQAQLIKKIEAKVKTIPGNNYEFTQPIQMRFNELISGVRADLAIKVFGDDLDLLLQTAQQISKSLHKVEGAADVKVEQVDGLPMLSIEPKRIALARYGLTVAQLQQTVATAIGGQSAGLIFQGDRRFEIIVRLPEQQRVKIEKLKDLPLQFSTGEYVPLGEVANIVLSPQPAQISRENGKRRVVVTANVRGRDLGSFVQAAQQNISQEVNIPAGYWLDYGGTFEQLESASQTLVFVVPVTLLVIFALLILAFGSFKDALIIFTGVPLALTGGIMALWLRDMPLSISAGVGFIALSGIAVLNGLVLLSFIKQKFNQNGDLYDAIIDGAMTRLRPVLMTALVASLGFVPMAMNIGTGAEVQRPLATVVIGGIISSTLLTLFVLPVLYRLFNRNKKPIKSVQIG